The following nucleotide sequence is from Komagataeibacter medellinensis NBRC 3288.
ATTGCGGGTTACGTCATAACCCAGCCTGATATTGACGCCGCGGTTGTCATTGCGGTTGCCCTCATGGCGCTGCTGCCGGTCAGCACCATAATATCGTTCGATATAGGAGGGGATACTGTTGAACCCATCCATCCGGTAATGGGAGAACTCAACATTATAATGGAACCGCCCCTTGCTGCCGCGCGCACCAAAGGTCTGGTTGAAGGTGCCGTAACCACCGCCTTCAATCCTGACAAACGGCCTGAAGCGTCCCTGTCCCTGCGCCGTGGTAATATCAATGACCCCTGCCATGGCGTCCGCACCATACAGACCGCTTTGCGGGCCCCGCAGAATTTCGATCCGTCCCATGCCATCGGTTACGAACTGACCGGCATCAAACATGCCACTTGTTGAACTGCCGTCGTTGATGTCCATGCCATCCAGGCGGACTTTCACTTCGTTCGAATTGTTGCCGCGCATGAAGATGGATGAAGTGCCTCCCGGGCCGCCGGTCTGCACCACGTTCAGGCCAGGCTGACGTATCAGGATATCCGTGAGGCTGCGCCGCTGCTGGGTCTGGATCTGCTTTTCGGTGATGATGGTCATGCTGGTGCCGATATCATCAGTGGAAGTTGGCCGACGTGCTGCACTGACGCTGATCAGTTCGGGCAGGCCAGTCTCTCCCAGAGAAACAACGGCTTTCGATTTTTTATTCTCGACGACGTACTGGTTGGCGGACGGTTTTTGCGGCTTATGCTGTTTGACTGAATCATCAGCACGCGCCACTGCAGTTCCCATGGTCATCAACGTGGTGGAAGCAATCAGCAGATTACGGAATAGGATCATCTGGTTCAGATCTCGCGGTCACATCATCGTTGCCACGAGAGCGCGCTGCCACAGCGCTTCCAATCCGCAGGGAAGCCCGTAACACCACACCGTCAGGACACCCCGCCCGACAGTTCCCGGTCGCAACCATCATAACGGCAGGTCTCCTGGCTCACGGCGTGACATCCTGCTTAACCTTCCCGGAAAACCGTGGTTTCCAGTGGCCCGGATCAAGACATCCGGTATTGCAAGGACAGACCGTTTACAGTTGCGGGGGCAGCCTGAGCCTTGGATCGTGATCCGCACTCTGTTCCCTTTTCATCCCCCCGAAAGGGGACACCGTCGGAACGGTTCTGATCGGATGGGGCGTTCTTGTCAACCCGCATTCAATCTTTCAGTATCCTATCAGGATTGCCGTTATTTTCAGCCAGATTGATGAATCACAGGATATTTCCGATGAAACATATTACGCCTGCCATGCTGACTTCGCTAGCGCTGGATCTCCGCAACGGCTGGAGCATTGGTACGTTTGGTGCGATTGGCGAATTCCATCATGTCCCGGGAGACAAGGTCTGCGTTACCCCCTGTTTCGACGGGCTGGAGATCGTCACCCAACGCGGCGCCATACGCTTGTGTCCCAACGGTCCCCTGCATGCCATTGCGTGGGATTCCCTTGTTGGAAAAGGCAGACGCTGGCGGCACAGCATGGCGTTCTGCGGCCCGTTACAACTGACCGGAAGACATACCCTGATGGTTCTGGGAAAGGATGTGGAAGCCATCCGGCCAGAAGATCGTGATGCATGGCTGATTGATCTGGGAATAGGCGTGGGCCAGGTCCGGATGTGCGTACGGACAGAAAATGCCCGCCTGGTCGAAGCTCTTGCTGTTCACACGGATGACCCATTGGCCGTCATTACAGAAGCATTTGCGCTTCTGATGGAAGCCCAGCCCCACAGGGTCATGCTTTCACCAGCTGGCAGGCTGGAGGTTTACCAGCCCATTCCCAAACCTGATGAAGATTCTCCGCTCGGTGCCCATACCCACCTGTTACCAAAACTGGTAAAACTGAGGCGGTCCTGTTCGGCCCTTGATCCTGTTCCGGAAGGCTGGCAGCCCTTCCTCACGCTTCATCCGGCGGCGCCATTCAGACCGTCCGATAATGATTCCTATGATTATGACCGTCTGGCCGATCTGTCCTTTCTGCCGCTGCTTGAGGAATTCGGCAAGCAGGAAGACCTGCAGGTCTCAGGCGCATTCCGGGCTCATGTTCGTCAACATGGAACACCGGAAAATATGAAAATACCGGACACGAGACGTGGTCGTGCGCGCATGCATATCGAACTGCTCCGTATGGCAGCCCAGGGTCACAAGGGCATGGAGCAGTTTATGCCTGTCGATACGCTCAAGAGCGCTACGGATTGCGGGTGACTTCATGCCAGCGATCATGTTGCAAGGTACGGGATCCGATGTAGGCAAGTCCGTGTTGACAGCTGGTTTATGCCGGGTTTTTGCCAATCGGGGCCTGACAGTCCGGCCCTTCAAGCCCCAGAACATGTCAAACAATGCTGCCGTAACGATAGATGGTGGCGAAATCGGCCGGGCGCAGGCATTTCAGGCGTACGCCTGTCGTGTTGCCCCCTCCACCCTTATGAATCCGGTTCTTCTGAAACCGGAAAGCGATCATACCGCGCAGGTTATCGTGCGTGGACAGGCACAAGGGCACCTGCATGCTTCCAATTTTATCAGCGGTCGGGCTGCATTCCTGCCCGAGGTTCTGACCGCTTTCGAAACATTATGTGGCCAATCCGATCTGGTGATTGTCGAAGGCGCAGGTAGCCCCGCGGAAATCAACCTACGTCAGGGCGACATCGCCAATATGGGTTTTGCCAGAGCCGCGAATGTTCCGGTCATCATGATAGGCGATATAGACCGGGGCGGCGTTATCGCATCACTCGTTGGCACCCATGCCATTCTTGAGCCGGCTGACCGGGAGTTGATCAAGGGTTTTATTATAAATCGCCTTCGGGGAGACGCCAGCATTTTCCAGTCTGGATATGATTTCATAGAAAGGTTTACCGGCTGGAAGGGGCTGGGCGTTCTTCCCTGGATAGACAGTATACGTGACCTGCCATCTGAAGACAGTATTCCCGATGATGTCGGCTGTTCTTCGACATCACGGATCGAGATCGCCGTCCCCCTTATGCCGCGCATCGCCAATTTCGATGATCTTGACGCGCTGGAAGGCGAAACACATGTGAAGATTATACGGGTCAGGCCAGGGCACCCCCTTCCTGCGTCTGCTCATGTCGTGTTCCTTCCAGGTAGCAAGGCGACAATAGCGGACCTGCGGTTTTTCAGGCAGCAGGGATGGGATATTGATCTCGCAGGGCACGTCAGGCGGGGTGGATATGTGTTCGGTCTCTGCGGTGGTTATCAGATGCTAGGACAAACCATAGATGATCCCGATGGTGTAGAGGGAAGCCCGACGACGGTACCGGGACTTGGACTTCTGGAAGTTAATACCGTCCTGACCCATGATAAGAAGATCAATCAGACATCGGGGATAACCCTTTCCGATAACACGCGATTCAGTGGTTACGAAATTCATTGTGGAGAGACAGCAAGCTCCCATAGCCGGGTTATTCCCCTGATCAAACGCGACGATGGGCGGCGCGATGGTGCGATAAGCCCAGACGGTCGTATTGCAGGTTGCTACGTACACCGTCTGTTTGACATGACTGGTCAGCGCGCCGCATGGCTGGACAGATGGGGCACACACTCGGACGGACTGGATTATACAGCACGCGTAGAACACGCCCTTGAAACCGTCGCGGCCACCATGGAAAGCAGGCTGGATATTGAGGGGCTACTGGCTGTTGCCAGATGACCTTCTTTCGATCTCTGTATCCTGTTGCGTCAGGGCATTCAGACAGGCAGGACAGAGACATCCTGCCTGGTCATCCGTTGGAACCGGCAGGCCACGGGGTTTTTCCATGCACCAGCACGCACCTTCAGGCTGACACGAAAATTCAGCGCCACATTTTTTACACTCTATCATTCCTTGCCCGCCTGTCTGCTGTTGTCACGACCGAATCAAACGCTCAGCCCTGCTGGATGGCATTCCGTCGGGCTATATCTTACGATGGAAGGCATGCCAATATGTCAGATTATTTTCAGTTTCCTGCACAAATACCGAATAAGGAATAGCATTGAGAATGCATATCCTGAACCAGAAAACCAGCTCTGTATGTATGTCGTTCAAAATTGATAATAAATACTGCCCGGTAGCCTGATATATTGTTCTGGACTTCATGGGGATATGTATCATCAAACAGGATACATCTTCCATGCTACCAGCATAATATTTGATCGTCCATCCGTATCCAGCAATCCTTGTCGTCCTGCCGCACCTGCAAGACTAAATGACAGGTTAACAGCATCTTGGTCACTCCATTATGCAGCGGAATACGCGCACCGGGATCAAGGAAAGAAATCAAGGCCGAGTTCAGCCTGAAAACTGCCGCAGCAAACTGTGCTGTCCATGGCATCCGCCGACAGTTCTGCGGAATGCAGTTTTCATAGCCACAAAAGAGAAACAACTTCCATTTTGTATCGAGTGCATACGCGCATGGTCTAGCGAAATATCGCACAGAGCCGGAAAACTGTTATCTCCGTGCATCGCAAGCATCCTGAATGCTTCTATAATCTAGAACGCCAGTTGCTCCATGTCAGCATGTACCACGCCATATCTCTGCGAGCGATTTGGCGTCGTCTTCAGAGGAAAGATAAATGTTCTGGTCAACCAGGGTCGTATCGACCGTTGGCCGCCAGTTCCTTGTCATACCTGGCAGAACCGATAACGGTGCAGAAGCCACGATACGGTAATGACTGGAAACCTGTTGCTCGCTGATACTCTTATCAAGATAGGTTGCCAAGCCTACTGCCTTACCGCGCCCGAAGCGTTGCACATGATCCATCAGGAGCAAAATCGACGCATTGATTTCACACAAAAATGTTTCATGACACCAGTTTGTACCATCGTGATGCGTCATGAAGAGAATGATCGCTTCGTCTACATCCTCGGCATTTCCTGATTACAGGCATATCCAGCCTTCCTTTTTCCTGCATCCCCCCTTCCGCACGCAGCGGCATTTCTTCCAGAAGCATATTCGGTGAGTAGCAACGGCCACTGCGTGCAAACTTGATCCCATGCAACAGGCATCTGATAAAAGTTCCGCTGACCATGCCACGACTGAGTGGCACCTGACGATGCTTACACCGGTCATCAAGTGCGAACACCAGTCCTGCCTCTGGACGGACAACGACCACGGACCATCTGTCACAATAAACCCCGATTGCTTTTTAATGTTTCAGATCCACACTACGCAAAACGGAATATCATTGTGCATGTTGATCAGGATAAAAAGGTTGAAGCAGAGTATCTGTCACGCTCATGACACTTCCTCCAAATCCTTATTAATGGACGAACGCCGTCGCCGCGCAGGCACGTTGAACCTTCGTCAGGTCTGCAAGTATATTGCGCACTTCAGATGGTAAGTGTCTGTCCTCCTTGTTGGCAAAATGCATTATCGTAGACGGTGTAATAATCACGCGCCGTCGGGGATATTCTGATCGAATCTTATCTATCCATCGCATCGCGCTATAGATATCCGTTGGAATCCGGTTCAGGCCATCTACGATTCCCAGAAGAAGATCACAACGCGGATTAAGAACAGAAAGGATTAGTGGAAGCTCTGCTCCACCGCGCACCATGTCGATATGCATGCCATTCATCGGCAGTGACATGACGTGTGACAGGTTACGCCAGAAGCCGCCACTGCCTCCGACGAAGATGAGCGATAATGCGTGCCCGGAGGCCACCTTAGCCATGCTCTGCCATGCAAGTTCCATTGCCGTCTGGCGTTCCTGTGGCATTGGACCGACCGTTGTGACTGGTTCTGCAATCTGCACCCGGAAACAGCCTGCCATGGCAAGTTCATGCAGTATCCCGGCGTATACCGGAAGCAGTTTCGGTAATGACAGGACAGGGTCCGTTCCATCACGTCTGTCACACGCGGCAAGAAAGCTCACCGGCCCAAGAAGGATTGGTACAGGCGCAATTCCACGTTGCCATGCAGCAACAAATGCATCACGAACAGGATTGCAACACAGGCGGAAGACCGTCTGATCCGTCACTTCGGGCGTGCACTTCCTATCTGGAGGAGGCCAGCCCATGCCCACCATCCGTGCTGTCTGCCATACGCGATGCCGTTCGTCCGGGCAGGAATTGGAAGCTACATGCGAGACGCCTGTGCGCCGCTGCAATGCGATCAGTTCCGGGGTATCAAAACCCGAGAGACCAAGCGTCCCAGTCAGTAGCATGAGGATTTACCGCAGATCTGCGTATCATGAAACAAGTTTGTAATGGTGAGAGTGGCGCGCCTGTCCGTGACAGGCAGGCCCGTGCAGTGGTGCAAAACTCTGCTCCTACCCCCGGTTCATCCCGCCCGGCGGCCGTGACATCGACAATGGCAGGTCTCCTGGCTCGCGGATTATCGCAGATCGTTTCTACCTTCCCGTTGCTAATACAACAGTGGCCCATTCCCCACAGAAAATGGACGACACGATCCCATACCGCTTACAGTTGCGGGAGCAGCCACCGACTGGCTTCCGGGACAAACCCTGCCGAAGCGGAACGGTGTTCCCTTTTCATCCGTTTGCACGGAACCACTGACTATGTAGAAGGCGAATATGCCATTCCCTTCCATTTTTTAGCAATGTTTTCCTTTCAATGCTGACCAGACAAATGAATACACTCAATGTCTGAACATGTTTGTACGTTCTGTATGATTCCACTATAATATAAATTAATACTCTCTATATATGTATTTCTGTCTAAAAAGTAATGCTACTGTGTAGACCAAAGATCGCTTCGTCACCCACACGGCGCAGACCGGTCCAGTCGGGCGTTCCACCCGAAGGGTGCCAGACGTACTGGAAGTCAGGCTGCATCACCATCCACGGCGTGACCTGAGCCTGATAGGTCAGTTCCAGGTGGTTTTCATTGCCCTGCACAAGCGTCTGCCTGTCTCGATCAAATTGCCGCAGGCCAGAACTGGCGCGACCGATGCCCCAGCCCAGACCGATCGTATCGTTGTTACGCCCCCTGAACGGCGCCTTCAGGTTCAGTCCTGCGTCAATGGCGAAGCTGATCTGGTTACGATCGCCGCCATTACCGGTGGCGCGCACGAACACACCCACCGAGCGGGCGGATGTTAACGAGGGCCGCCAGATCATCTGGTCAATGATGCCGTAGACCATCCAGTTACCCCGGTCCCAGCGCGGGGTCAGGTCGCTTTCGGTGCTGGCGGGATTGACCGAGGCCGCACCCAGTGAGCCACCATTGCGGTTGTAGCGGTAGTCGGCGAACTTCGCGGTATCATAGAACCCGCCCAGCTTGTACACGCCCGGCAGGCCGGGGTTCTTGGTCACGTTGGACATGTCGGCAGGCTGGGGGTTGAGCGCGTATTGCAGTTCGGTCATCAGCAGCGCCC
It contains:
- a CDS encoding cobyric acid synthase; the protein is MPAIMLQGTGSDVGKSVLTAGLCRVFANRGLTVRPFKPQNMSNNAAVTIDGGEIGRAQAFQAYACRVAPSTLMNPVLLKPESDHTAQVIVRGQAQGHLHASNFISGRAAFLPEVLTAFETLCGQSDLVIVEGAGSPAEINLRQGDIANMGFARAANVPVIMIGDIDRGGVIASLVGTHAILEPADRELIKGFIINRLRGDASIFQSGYDFIERFTGWKGLGVLPWIDSIRDLPSEDSIPDDVGCSSTSRIEIAVPLMPRIANFDDLDALEGETHVKIIRVRPGHPLPASAHVVFLPGSKATIADLRFFRQQGWDIDLAGHVRRGGYVFGLCGGYQMLGQTIDDPDGVEGSPTTVPGLGLLEVNTVLTHDKKINQTSGITLSDNTRFSGYEIHCGETASSHSRVIPLIKRDDGRRDGAISPDGRIAGCYVHRLFDMTGQRAAWLDRWGTHSDGLDYTARVEHALETVAATMESRLDIEGLLAVAR
- a CDS encoding Rieske 2Fe-2S domain-containing protein, encoding MVVVRPEAGLVFALDDRCKHRQVPLSRGMVSGTFIRCLLHGIKFARSGRCYSPNMLLEEMPLRAEGGMQEKGRLDMPVIRKCRGCRRSDHSLHDASRWYKLVS
- a CDS encoding DUF6925 family protein, with the protein product MKHITPAMLTSLALDLRNGWSIGTFGAIGEFHHVPGDKVCVTPCFDGLEIVTQRGAIRLCPNGPLHAIAWDSLVGKGRRWRHSMAFCGPLQLTGRHTLMVLGKDVEAIRPEDRDAWLIDLGIGVGQVRMCVRTENARLVEALAVHTDDPLAVITEAFALLMEAQPHRVMLSPAGRLEVYQPIPKPDEDSPLGAHTHLLPKLVKLRRSCSALDPVPEGWQPFLTLHPAAPFRPSDNDSYDYDRLADLSFLPLLEEFGKQEDLQVSGAFRAHVRQHGTPENMKIPDTRRGRARMHIELLRMAAQGHKGMEQFMPVDTLKSATDCG
- a CDS encoding uroporphyrinogen decarboxylase/cobalamine-independent methonine synthase family protein, which translates into the protein MLLTGTLGLSGFDTPELIALQRRTGVSHVASNSCPDERHRVWQTARMVGMGWPPPDRKCTPEVTDQTVFRLCCNPVRDAFVAAWQRGIAPVPILLGPVSFLAACDRRDGTDPVLSLPKLLPVYAGILHELAMAGCFRVQIAEPVTTVGPMPQERQTAMELAWQSMAKVASGHALSLIFVGGSGGFWRNLSHVMSLPMNGMHIDMVRGGAELPLILSVLNPRCDLLLGIVDGLNRIPTDIYSAMRWIDKIRSEYPRRRVIITPSTIMHFANKEDRHLPSEVRNILADLTKVQRACAATAFVH